One part of the Mycolicibacterium aromaticivorans JS19b1 = JCM 16368 genome encodes these proteins:
- the pyrF gene encoding orotidine-5'-phosphate decarboxylase has protein sequence MTEAFGARLAAAIAQRGPLCLGIDPHPELLAAWDLPVGADGLARFSEICVQAYAGFAIVKPQVAFFEAYGSAGFAVLESTMAALRAEGVLVLADAKRGDIGSTMAAYAQAWAGDGPLAADAVTASPYLGFGSLQPLLDVAARNRRGVFVLAATSNPEGASVQRAMAGQRTVAQTIVDEAAAINRADRPRPGSVGVVVGATLDVVPDLSELGGPVLVPGIGAQGGRPESLGGLGGARPGQVLPAVSREVLRAGPDVAAMRAAAEQLRDAVAYLA, from the coding sequence ATGACTGAGGCCTTCGGCGCTCGGCTGGCCGCCGCGATCGCGCAGCGCGGTCCGCTGTGCCTGGGCATCGACCCGCACCCGGAATTGTTGGCTGCCTGGGACCTGCCGGTCGGTGCCGACGGCCTGGCCCGGTTCAGCGAGATCTGTGTGCAGGCCTACGCAGGATTCGCGATCGTCAAGCCGCAGGTGGCGTTCTTCGAGGCTTACGGGTCAGCGGGTTTCGCGGTGCTCGAGTCCACGATGGCTGCCTTGCGGGCGGAGGGTGTGCTGGTGCTCGCTGACGCCAAGCGGGGCGACATCGGGTCGACGATGGCGGCCTACGCCCAGGCCTGGGCCGGTGACGGCCCCCTTGCGGCGGACGCTGTCACCGCCTCGCCCTATCTCGGATTCGGTTCGCTGCAGCCGCTTTTGGACGTGGCCGCGCGCAACCGCCGCGGGGTATTCGTGCTGGCCGCGACGTCGAACCCCGAGGGGGCTTCGGTGCAGCGCGCGATGGCCGGGCAGCGCACCGTCGCGCAGACGATCGTCGACGAGGCGGCCGCGATCAACCGGGCCGACCGGCCGCGGCCGGGTTCGGTCGGCGTCGTGGTCGGCGCCACGCTGGACGTGGTGCCCGATCTCAGCGAGCTCGGCGGGCCGGTGCTGGTGCCCGGCATCGGCGCCCAGGGGGGACGCCCCGAGTCGCTCGGTGGTCTCGGGGGCGCCCGGCCCGGGCAGGTGCTGCCGGCGGTGAGCCGGGAGGTCCTGCGCGCCGGACCGGACGTTGCCGCGATGCGGGCGGCGGCCGAGCAGTTGCGCGACGCGGTCGCCTACCTCGCCTGA
- the carB gene encoding carbamoyl-phosphate synthase large subunit, protein MPRRDDLKHILVIGSGPILIGQAAEFDYSGTQACRVLRAEGLEVTLINSNPATIMTDPEYADHTYVEPITPAFVEKVIAQQAARGNKIDAVLATLGGQTALNTAVALYENGTLERYNVEMIGADFDAIQRGEDRQKFKDIVAKVGGESAKSRVCYTMAEVRETVSELGLPVVVRPSFTMGGLGSGMAYSVEDVERMAGDGLAASPTANVLIEESIYGWKEFELELMRDHHDNVVVVCSIENFDPMGVHTGDSVTVAPAMTLTDREYQVMRDLGIAILREVGVDTGGCNIQFAVDPKDGRLIVIEMNPRVSRSSALASKATGFPIAKIAAKLAIGYTLDEIVNDITKETPACFEPTLDYVVVKAPRFAFEKFPGADPTLTTTMKSVGEAMSLGRNFVEALGKVMRSLETTRAGFWTGRDDDGSVTDVLDRLRTPTEGRLYDIELALRLGASVEETAAASGVDPWFVDQIAGLVALRQELIDAPVLDEDLLRRAKHSGLSDRQISSLRTELAGEAGVRALRRRLGIHPVFKTVDTCAAEFEAKTPYHYSSYELDPAAETEVAPQTERPKVLILGSGPNRIGQGIEFDYSCVHAATTLSEAGFETVMVNCNPETVSTDYDTADRLYFEPLTFEDVLEVYHAESQSGHGGPGVVGVIVQLGGQTPLGLAQRLADAGVPIVGTRPEAIDLAEDRGRFGQVLHEAGLPAPKFGTATSFEQAREIAARIGYPVLVRPSYVLGGRGMEIVYDEKTLHGYITRATQLSPEHPVLVDRFLEDAIEIDVDALCDGTEVYIGGVMEHIEEAGIHSGDSACALPPVTLGRSDIEAVRRATEAIAHGVGVVGLLNVQYALKDDVLYVLEANPRASRTVPFVSKATAVPLAKACARVMLGASISQLRAEGVLDATGDGATPAPNAPIAVKEAVLPFHRFRKADGTGIDSLLGPEMKSTGEVMGIDRDFGSAFAKSQTAAYGSLPSTGTIFVSVANRDKRSLVFPVKRLADLGFRVLATEGTAEMLRRNGIPCDVVRKHFEEPGDGRPAMSAVDAILAGDVNMVINTPYGNSGPRIDGYEIRSAAVSMNVPCITTVQGASAAVQGIEAGIRDDIDVRSLQELHAALGHD, encoded by the coding sequence ATGCCACGTCGCGACGACCTGAAGCACATCCTGGTCATCGGCTCCGGACCGATCCTGATCGGGCAGGCAGCCGAGTTCGACTACTCCGGCACCCAGGCCTGCCGCGTGCTGCGCGCCGAGGGTCTCGAGGTCACCCTGATCAACTCCAATCCGGCGACGATCATGACCGACCCGGAGTACGCCGACCACACCTACGTCGAACCCATCACCCCGGCGTTCGTCGAGAAGGTGATCGCCCAGCAGGCGGCGCGCGGCAACAAGATCGACGCCGTGCTGGCCACCCTGGGCGGCCAGACCGCGCTGAACACCGCGGTCGCGCTGTACGAGAACGGCACGCTGGAGCGCTACAACGTCGAGATGATCGGCGCCGACTTCGACGCGATCCAGCGGGGTGAGGACCGGCAGAAGTTCAAGGACATCGTCGCCAAAGTCGGTGGCGAGTCGGCGAAGTCGCGGGTCTGCTACACGATGGCTGAGGTCCGCGAGACCGTCTCCGAGCTCGGACTGCCGGTGGTCGTGCGGCCCTCGTTCACCATGGGTGGCCTGGGTTCGGGCATGGCGTACTCGGTCGAGGACGTCGAGCGGATGGCCGGTGACGGCCTGGCCGCATCGCCCACCGCGAATGTGCTGATCGAGGAATCGATATACGGCTGGAAGGAATTCGAGCTCGAGCTGATGCGCGACCACCACGACAACGTGGTGGTGGTGTGCTCGATCGAGAACTTCGACCCGATGGGCGTGCACACCGGCGACTCGGTGACCGTGGCCCCGGCGATGACGCTCACCGACCGCGAGTACCAGGTCATGCGGGATCTGGGCATCGCGATCCTGCGTGAGGTCGGTGTCGACACCGGTGGCTGCAACATCCAGTTCGCAGTGGACCCGAAAGACGGCCGGCTGATCGTCATCGAGATGAACCCGCGGGTGTCGCGGTCCAGTGCGCTGGCGTCGAAGGCCACCGGATTCCCGATCGCCAAGATCGCCGCCAAGCTGGCCATCGGCTACACCCTCGACGAGATCGTCAACGACATCACCAAAGAAACGCCGGCCTGCTTCGAGCCGACGCTGGACTACGTGGTGGTCAAGGCGCCACGGTTCGCGTTCGAGAAGTTCCCCGGCGCCGACCCGACGTTGACCACCACGATGAAGTCGGTCGGCGAGGCGATGTCGTTGGGCCGCAACTTCGTCGAAGCGCTCGGCAAGGTGATGCGCTCCCTGGAGACCACCCGCGCCGGGTTCTGGACCGGGCGCGACGACGACGGCTCGGTGACGGACGTGCTCGATCGGCTGCGCACCCCGACCGAGGGCAGGCTCTACGACATCGAGCTGGCGCTGCGCCTCGGCGCCAGCGTGGAAGAGACCGCGGCGGCCTCCGGTGTCGACCCGTGGTTCGTCGACCAGATCGCCGGCTTGGTGGCATTGCGTCAGGAGCTGATCGATGCCCCGGTCCTCGACGAGGACCTGCTGCGCCGGGCCAAACACAGTGGCCTCTCGGATCGCCAGATATCCTCGCTGCGAACCGAATTGGCCGGGGAAGCCGGGGTTCGGGCGCTGCGCCGGCGGCTCGGCATCCACCCGGTGTTCAAGACCGTCGACACCTGCGCTGCCGAGTTCGAGGCCAAGACCCCGTACCACTACTCCAGCTACGAGCTGGACCCCGCCGCCGAGACCGAGGTGGCCCCGCAGACCGAGCGGCCGAAGGTGCTGATCCTGGGATCCGGGCCCAACCGCATCGGACAGGGCATCGAGTTCGACTACAGCTGCGTGCACGCCGCGACCACGCTGAGCGAGGCCGGCTTCGAGACCGTGATGGTCAACTGCAACCCCGAGACGGTGTCCACCGACTACGACACCGCCGACCGGCTGTACTTCGAACCGCTCACCTTCGAGGACGTCCTCGAGGTGTACCACGCCGAATCACAGTCCGGGCACGGCGGCCCAGGTGTGGTCGGAGTGATCGTGCAACTCGGCGGGCAGACCCCGCTGGGCCTGGCGCAGCGGCTGGCCGATGCCGGGGTGCCGATCGTCGGTACCAGGCCCGAGGCCATCGACCTGGCCGAGGACCGCGGCCGCTTCGGGCAGGTGCTGCACGAAGCCGGCCTGCCCGCACCGAAATTCGGCACCGCCACCAGCTTCGAGCAGGCCCGCGAGATCGCGGCCAGGATCGGCTACCCGGTGCTGGTGCGGCCGTCCTACGTGCTGGGCGGGCGCGGCATGGAGATCGTCTACGACGAGAAGACGTTGCACGGCTACATCACCCGCGCCACCCAGCTCTCACCCGAACACCCGGTCCTGGTCGACCGCTTCCTCGAAGACGCCATCGAAATCGACGTCGACGCGCTCTGCGACGGCACCGAGGTTTACATCGGCGGCGTGATGGAGCACATCGAAGAAGCCGGCATCCACTCCGGTGACTCGGCGTGCGCGCTGCCACCGGTGACGCTGGGCCGCAGCGACATCGAGGCGGTACGGCGGGCCACTGAGGCGATCGCCCACGGAGTGGGGGTGGTCGGACTGCTCAACGTGCAGTACGCGCTCAAAGACGATGTCCTCTATGTCCTGGAGGCCAACCCGCGGGCCAGCCGCACCGTGCCGTTCGTCTCCAAGGCCACCGCGGTACCGCTGGCCAAGGCCTGCGCACGAGTCATGTTGGGCGCCAGTATCTCCCAGCTCCGCGCGGAAGGGGTTCTGGATGCGACCGGCGACGGTGCCACCCCCGCGCCGAACGCCCCGATCGCGGTCAAGGAGGCGGTCCTGCCGTTCCACCGGTTCCGCAAGGCCGACGGCACCGGCATCGACTCGCTGCTCGGGCCGGAGATGAAGTCCACCGGCGAGGTGATGGGCATCGACCGCGACTTCGGGAGCGCGTTCGCCAAGAGTCAGACCGCCGCCTACGGATCGCTGCCCAGCACCGGCACGATCTTCGTGTCGGTGGCCAACCGGGACAAGCGTTCGCTCGTCTTCCCGGTCAAGCGCCTCGCCGACCTCGGCTTCCGGGTGCTGGCCACCGAAGGAACCGCGGAGATGCTGCGGCGCAATGGAATTCCGTGCGACGTCGTGCGCAAGCATTTCGAGGAACCAGGGGACGGCCGCCCGGCGATGTCGGCGGTGGACGCCATCCTCGCCGGCGACGTCAACATGGTGATCAACACTCCGTACGGAAACTCCGGGCCGCGCATCGACGGTTACGAGATCCGATCAGCCGCGGTGTCGATGAACGTCCCGTGCATCACCACGGTGCAGGGCGCGTCTGCGGCGGTGCAGGGCATCGAGGCCGGCATCCGCGATGACATCGACGTGCGCTCGCTGCAGGAACTGCACGCCGCGCTGGGTCATGACTGA